A genomic stretch from Deltaproteobacteria bacterium includes:
- a CDS encoding response regulator transcription factor, protein MKILVVEDEKKVASFIKRGLEQEGYVVDAVEDGVKGESYAETNEYDVIVLDIMLPSKSGLDVLKALKEKKVKSSIILLTARDTVEDRVAGLNLGADDYLTKPFAFEELLARVRALSRRGAGGMAELKFEDLSLDPVTRKAVRAGQEIELTLKEYALLEYLLRNPNRVLSRTLIAENVWKQSFDTETNVVDVYINHLRNKLDKPPFKRLIHTVRGVGYVIKSE, encoded by the coding sequence ATGAAGATACTCGTAGTCGAAGACGAGAAAAAAGTAGCAAGCTTCATAAAACGCGGGCTCGAGCAGGAGGGCTACGTAGTGGACGCAGTCGAGGACGGCGTTAAGGGCGAGTCCTACGCTGAAACCAACGAGTACGACGTCATAGTCTTAGACATAATGCTTCCCTCCAAGAGCGGGCTCGATGTGCTAAAGGCCTTAAAGGAGAAGAAGGTAAAGTCGTCCATAATACTCTTGACTGCGCGCGATACTGTCGAGGACAGGGTAGCAGGATTGAACCTTGGCGCAGACGATTATCTTACCAAACCATTTGCGTTCGAGGAGCTTCTTGCAAGAGTAAGGGCGCTCTCGAGGCGCGGCGCAGGAGGCATGGCCGAGCTTAAGTTCGAGGACTTGAGCCTTGACCCTGTGACGCGAAAGGCAGTAAGGGCAGGCCAGGAGATAGAGCTTACTTTAAAGGAGTACGCGCTGCTCGAATATCTGCTTAGGAACCCGAACCGCGTGCTCTCCAGAACGCTCATTGCCGAGAATGTCTGGAAGCAGAGTTTCGATACCGAGACGAATGTAGTCGACGTTTATATAAACCACTTGAGAAATAAGCTCGATAAGCCGCCTTTTAAGAGATTGATACACACTGTGAGGGGCGTGGGGTATGTTATCAAGAGCGAGTAG